A DNA window from Proteiniborus ethanoligenes contains the following coding sequences:
- a CDS encoding M20 family metallopeptidase codes for MELREKERLKEEIIREIENNREELIKTTKYIWNNPEIGYQEHKAKEILVNVLEKAGFQIQREVGNVATAFVAVKNGKGKGPRVAIMSEYDALPGIGHACGHNLFSVSAIGAALGISKVIEELDGSVVVIGTPAEEGTVPNAGGKAVLIEEGVFDNIDAAMICHAEGRTIVERLLVAAASIEVVFTGRAAHAGGSPHEGINALTAGLLTINNINAIRQHFLPRVIVNPIISEGGITANTIPDKCLLKLSIRADKRNVLSAVMDKVENCIKAAALVTDCKYEIIMDKKIYEDLIPNHELSLSFREALENLGVDYIEREEANYAWDAGNVSYVCPTIAPYIKIGNENLVGHTEEFKEASNSETGFEGMIIGAKAMALTAFDYLTSPDLRERAQEEFQKKIAGE; via the coding sequence ATGGAATTAAGAGAAAAAGAGAGATTAAAAGAAGAAATAATTAGAGAAATTGAAAATAATCGTGAAGAATTAATAAAAACAACTAAATATATATGGAACAATCCTGAAATAGGATACCAAGAGCATAAGGCAAAGGAAATCCTTGTTAATGTGCTAGAGAAAGCAGGATTTCAGATACAAAGAGAAGTAGGCAATGTAGCTACGGCATTTGTTGCTGTTAAAAATGGTAAAGGAAAAGGACCAAGAGTTGCCATAATGTCAGAATATGACGCTTTACCTGGAATAGGTCATGCATGTGGACATAACTTATTTTCAGTATCGGCCATTGGAGCGGCATTGGGAATATCAAAGGTAATAGAAGAGTTAGACGGTAGTGTGGTTGTTATAGGAACGCCAGCAGAAGAAGGTACCGTACCTAATGCAGGAGGAAAAGCAGTACTTATTGAAGAGGGAGTTTTTGATAACATAGATGCGGCAATGATATGCCACGCAGAAGGAAGAACAATAGTAGAACGTTTGTTGGTTGCAGCTGCATCAATAGAAGTTGTATTTACTGGGAGGGCAGCACATGCTGGCGGATCTCCTCATGAAGGGATTAATGCATTAACTGCAGGCTTGTTAACTATAAACAACATAAATGCTATACGTCAACACTTTCTCCCAAGGGTAATTGTTAATCCAATTATTTCAGAAGGTGGAATTACAGCAAATACTATTCCAGATAAATGTCTTTTAAAGCTTAGTATTAGAGCTGATAAAAGAAATGTATTGTCAGCGGTAATGGATAAGGTAGAGAACTGTATAAAGGCAGCAGCTTTAGTTACAGATTGTAAATATGAAATAATAATGGATAAAAAGATATATGAAGATTTAATTCCTAACCATGAATTATCATTATCCTTTAGAGAGGCCTTGGAAAACTTAGGCGTAGATTATATAGAAAGGGAAGAAGCAAATTATGCATGGGATGCAGGAAATGTTAGCTATGTATGCCCTACAATTGCTCCATATATTAAAATTGGTAACGAAAACCTTGTAGGGCATACAGAGGAATTTAAAGAAGCCAGCAACTCTGAAACAGGATTTGAAGGCATGATTATAGGTGCTAAAGCTATGGCACTTACTGCATTTGATTATTTGACATCTCCAGATTTAAGAGAAAGAGCACAGGAAGAATTTCAAAAAAAAATAGCAGGAGAATAG
- a CDS encoding GerMN domain-containing protein — MFKSLYNLLIILTVCIVAMGISVLYSPILDESSIVHSSNNEQITLLASSDYGESLLNPNDIYIKYKSDESFVLDFNEEYQFSLKIFKNEALYKVHNIYNHGSTQVEFTKDTPYSVNINLSQEELELPNGEYKIEIMPNINNNLYNINPLIFNIKYLSNVPYFPAVSNIPDGKTALNLYFMDNQNLVKQLIGITRFINYTQKPLTSIIDELKKGPSLELGLNMNPIVGSYNYVSLKGTTLYVDLPSNEGLYTNGGERSEASMNSLIKSYANYPGVENVRFLVDYNRASTFFNDKDITKSFTINSENKAFLAYASPNRYFLIECDVDNIAEDMTIEKKISSIFQSLQNSSYEYLSSTIPSEIKLLNSRLENNVLILNFDDSFLSAYEDDNNLNRMMLDSILFSFTSLKEVDKVKILINGEVINNFASLDLSYEMPRPLFLNPEN; from the coding sequence ATGTTTAAGTCTTTATATAATCTACTGATAATATTAACCGTATGTATTGTTGCAATGGGCATTTCAGTGCTTTATAGTCCTATCCTAGATGAAAGTAGTATTGTTCATAGTAGCAATAATGAACAGATAACCTTATTAGCTTCAAGTGATTATGGTGAATCCTTGTTAAATCCTAATGATATTTATATAAAATATAAATCAGATGAAAGCTTTGTTTTAGATTTCAATGAAGAATACCAATTCTCGTTAAAAATATTTAAAAATGAAGCTCTATATAAAGTACATAATATATATAATCATGGTTCTACACAGGTAGAGTTCACTAAGGATACTCCTTATAGCGTGAACATCAATCTCTCTCAAGAAGAGCTAGAGCTACCTAATGGAGAATACAAAATTGAAATAATGCCTAATATTAATAATAACTTATACAACATAAACCCTTTAATTTTTAACATAAAATATTTAAGTAATGTTCCTTATTTTCCTGCTGTTAGTAATATCCCTGATGGTAAAACGGCTCTAAATCTTTACTTTATGGATAATCAAAATCTTGTTAAGCAATTAATAGGTATTACACGCTTCATTAATTATACTCAAAAGCCTTTGACCTCAATAATAGATGAGCTTAAAAAAGGACCTTCCTTAGAATTGGGTCTAAATATGAACCCAATAGTGGGAAGCTATAACTATGTTTCATTGAAGGGTACTACTTTATATGTAGATTTGCCATCAAATGAAGGCTTATATACTAATGGTGGTGAGAGAAGCGAAGCCTCAATGAATTCACTTATAAAGTCCTATGCAAATTATCCCGGTGTTGAAAATGTAAGATTTTTAGTTGATTATAACAGAGCTAGTACCTTTTTTAATGATAAGGATATTACTAAATCTTTTACAATAAATAGTGAAAATAAAGCCTTTTTAGCATATGCTTCACCAAACAGATATTTCTTAATAGAATGTGATGTAGATAACATAGCTGAAGACATGACAATTGAAAAAAAGATTAGCTCAATATTCCAGTCCTTACAAAACAGTAGCTATGAATATTTATCTTCCACTATTCCTTCAGAAATTAAGCTTTTAAACTCAAGATTGGAAAATAATGTTTTGATATTAAACTTTGATGATAGCTTTTTAAGTGCATATGAGGATGATAACAATTTAAATAGAATGATGCTTGACTCTATATTGTTTTCCTTTACAAGCTTAAAAGAGGTAGATAAAGTAAAAATCCTAATCAATGGAGAAGTTATAAATAATTTTGCAAGCCTTGATTTATCTTATGAAATGCCAAGACCCCTATTCTTGAATCCAGAAAACTAA